TGGGCCGCCTCCTCGTGGCCGCCACGCGAAAAGGGGTCTGCGCCGTCAAGATCGGAGACTCCGGCAAGGCGCTGGAGAAAGATCTGCGGAGCGAATTCCCCGAAGCCGAGATCACCCGGGACGATGCGGGCGTCAAGAAGCCCCTCGCGGCCCTCCTCCGCCATCTGGAAGGAAAAGAGCCCAGCCCCGATCTTCCCCTCGACGTGCGCGCCACCGCCTTCCAGCGAAGGGTGTGGGCCGAGCTTCAGGCCATCCCCGCGGGCGAGACCCGCACGTACACCGATGTCGCCCGCGCCCTCGGCCTGAAAAACGGCGCCCGCGCCGTGGGGAGCGCCTGCGCCACGAATCCCGTCGCCCTCATCGTCCCGTGCCACCGCGTCATCCGGGCGGACGGGAACCTCGCCGGCTACCGCTGGGGGATTGGGCGGAAGAAGAGGTTGTTGGAGATGGAGGGGGGGTAGTAATTTTATGGGCGATCATGGATACTCTTGCAGTCAATCAAAAATCCGCCCAAAATGAGCCAGAAAAACCAATAAATTCAATAGTGATTGCAAGAAATTTAAATTTTCGCTATTATTTCGCCTCAAGAAAAATAACTTTTGAGGAGGCGTTCAAATGCGAGCAGCTAATGGGGACCTCTAAAAACCGCCTGATTTCCCCCCGATTTTATGTCGTAGCCGCATTCTAGCCATAATCT
The bacterium genome window above contains:
- a CDS encoding methylated-DNA--[protein]-cysteine S-methyltransferase, producing MSGEKIRIAYAIVQSPLGRLLVAATRKGVCAVKIGDSGKALEKDLRSEFPEAEITRDDAGVKKPLAALLRHLEGKEPSPDLPLDVRATAFQRRVWAELQAIPAGETRTYTDVARALGLKNGARAVGSACATNPVALIVPCHRVIRADGNLAGYRWGIGRKKRLLEMEGG